One Citrus sinensis cultivar Valencia sweet orange chromosome 5, DVS_A1.0, whole genome shotgun sequence genomic window, TTTAGCAGATCTTTCCTCACTTGTAACCATCCATTCTCACCAAAACCCATTAAGTCGGCTATCGCTCTAAACCCACAATTACCATCAGGTGCGACATCTTTAATATGATGAATGTATGATTGTAATGCAGCTGGAAATTCATTAACAAATGGATTTGACTTGAgcgaattttttttatacaccTAGCAACAaatattaggaaaaaaatgtgaaaatacaAACTATAGTTAAGAAATAAGTGtatgtgcgtgtgtgtgtatataattctaatacaattaaaatagtAACTTTtgctaatatatataataattctaatacaattaaaataatacctTTTGCTTTGGTTGCTTATTTCCATTAACTTTCACTGCAGGTCTCATAAATGCAACTGTAGGcgaacaaatttcttttcctgATAAAACAATCTCAAAAGCAGATGGATCACGACAGGTCGATGCATTAGCTTTTGAATTTGGTCGACCACGTGTATTTTTCTTAGCTTCTGGTTCTATAAGAGATGTAGTATGAGGATTAGCAATTTCTGCCAACTTTTGTAGAATATGTAACTTCATATCATCATCATTCTCATTAAAGCGTTTGGCAATCAAGTCAAATATCGGTCCATAACTCATTTCTACCTTTCTCTTATTATGATTACGAATCAAGTCAAGTTTCTTCCAATGTGAATCAATACATTCTAAAGGTATAGGTCGACTTTCCCTTTTATATTCTACAATCTCATGAGCACAAGGTAAACCATGTGTACTACGAATTGTACAACCACACACGGACACATCAATACCAATGGAATTAGTATTCTTCGACTCACTTAACACCATTTGCAATGCAGATATAGAAATAAAGCCTCGAAGCTTTTTAAATTCAGCAGGTTTGAATTGATGTTGTACTACTGTCAaacttttttcaaatgaagCTTTGATGTTCGTGTGTAATAACTCTAATAAAGAATGGATTTTTGTCCAAGATGTCTCAAAATTACCTTGACTTGTGCCAAGTTCCTTTTTAAGCCTCGAATGTGAACTTTCCACcctagtaataaaaataaaaaattgattaatatatattaattttaaattgataagCTAACTATGAAGTGGtgcatgaaaataaaattatacctATTCGTTGTTAAGTTTCCGAAATGCATGATCTTGTCTGTCCATgctgaaacaaaattttccttGTATTTATCCAACCATGTAGATGTCACATACTCGATTGCTTGTGGATAGGATATAAAATCTTGCTGCAGAGCATTGAGGCGAGTAATAAATTCATCTTCACTGGAAGAAAATACCAATACATTCCAACTCATCATAAACTTCTCCCATATCTCTTTTGTCGCAAACAATTTCTTGCACTTTGcaattacatttttgtttatatgcCACCTACATAACAAATGTTTTGCATTGGGAAATACTCTTTTAATGGCATTAATTAAAGCTAAGTCTCTATCACTAAGAATGACTTTAGGCATAGCACTATCATCCAGTACACTTTTTAATCTAGTCAATGCCCATGTGTAGTTGTCTTCTCGCTCAGATTCAAGATAAGCAAAAGCACCAGGAAATGTCATCTCAGTAGATGTCACTCCCACAATTTGCAGAAGGGGAAGGTTATAGCTGTTACACTTGTAAGTACAATCCATCAGCAAGACACATGGAAATGCATGCAACAAGTCTATACTGACAGGATGCGCCCAAAATAAGTCTTTGACAATATTAGTATTATCAAAACTTCTATGCCACTCAATATACTTGTGTTCAGATAACTTACTTAATAGTAGTTGCATTTGTGATCTCCCACCCATCTCTACTACCT contains:
- the LOC127902204 gene encoding PKS-NRPS hybrid synthetase cheA-like produces the protein MDYTNEFINNKIFKIKEALILWIREVGRKNVFVIVIKRSNSGNGAQKPRITFCCERSGQYRNTRTSEENKKEKQSRTIGTKRCGCPFTLNGHKLDTNDDWVLKVVCGVHNHPAAEHLEGHSYAGRLSREENLLLIDMSTSMVRPKDILLTLKKKNPNNVSTIKNIYNARQRYKVVEMGGRSQMQLLLSKLSEHKYIEWHRSFDNTNIVKDLFWAHPVSIDLLHAFPCVLLMDCTYKCNSYNLPLLQIVGVTSTEMTFPGAFAYLESEREDNYTWALTRLKSVLDDSAMPKVILSDRDLALINAIKRVFPNAKHLLCRWHINKNVIAKCKKLFATKEIWEKFMMSWNVLVFSSSEDEFITRLNALQQDFISYPQAIEYVTSTWLDKYKENFVSAWTDKIMHFGNLTTNRVESSHSRLKKELGTSQGNFETSWTKIHSLLELLHTNIKASFEKSLTVVQHQFKPAEFKKLRGFISISALQMVLSESKNTNSIGIDVSVCGCTIRSTHGLPCAHEIVEYKRESRPIPLECIDSHWKKLDLIRNHNKRKVEMSYGPIFDLIAKRFNENDDDMKLHILQKLAEIANPHTTSLIEPEAKKNTRGRPNSKANASTCRDPSAFEIVLSGKEICSPTVAFMRPAVKVNGNKQPKQKVYKKNSLKSNPFVNEFPAALQSYIHHIKDVAPDGNCGFRAIADLMGFGENGWLQVRKDLLNELHLNMEHYSHLYGTYERVNELIHAISYFENCPGSDKWMTMPDMGHLIASAYNIVVFHLSMKQCLTFLPLRSNPVPTDSRKEIAIGFVNNNHFVEVKLTASLA